In Xenorhabdus poinarii G6, the following are encoded in one genomic region:
- a CDS encoding 3-deoxy-7-phosphoheptulonate synthase, with the protein MYKTDELRTHRIDRLITPTALAKQYPISDKLLQNVTGSRKRIESILTGHDQRLLVIIGPCSIHDVDAALDYAAHLRALRAKYQHNLEIVMRTYFEKPRTVVGWKGLISDPMLDGSCQVNKGISLARKLLIDINALGVPTATEFLDMVTGQYIADLISWGAIGARTTESQIHREMASALSCPVGFKNGTDGNTLIAIDAIRAARAKHTFLSPDKNGQMTIYQTHGNPHGHIIMRGGKKPNYSAEDIATACHKLREFNLPERLIVDCSHANCQKIHRRQLDIARNIGEQIQSGSSAIAGVMAESFLVEGTQKVIKGASLTYGQSITDPCLSWQDTETFISILNEAMENRF; encoded by the coding sequence ATGTACAAAACAGATGAATTAAGAACCCACCGTATTGATCGTTTGATAACACCTACAGCACTTGCAAAACAATATCCTATATCAGATAAGCTATTGCAGAATGTGACCGGGTCACGAAAGCGGATTGAATCCATCCTGACAGGCCATGACCAACGTTTATTGGTCATTATTGGTCCCTGCTCCATTCATGATGTTGATGCCGCCCTTGATTATGCCGCCCATTTACGTGCTCTGCGCGCAAAATATCAACATAACCTAGAAATCGTCATGCGAACTTATTTCGAAAAACCGAGAACAGTGGTCGGCTGGAAAGGTTTGATTTCAGATCCCATGTTGGATGGATCTTGCCAGGTTAATAAAGGGATCTCCCTTGCCCGTAAGCTCTTGATTGATATTAATGCGTTAGGTGTTCCTACTGCTACAGAATTTCTGGATATGGTCACCGGTCAATATATTGCCGATTTAATTAGCTGGGGAGCAATTGGAGCCAGAACAACAGAGAGCCAGATTCACCGGGAAATGGCTTCGGCCTTGTCATGTCCTGTTGGTTTTAAAAATGGAACGGATGGCAATACGCTCATCGCTATTGACGCCATACGGGCAGCTCGCGCTAAGCATACTTTTTTATCCCCGGATAAAAATGGCCAGATGACTATCTATCAGACCCACGGAAATCCTCATGGGCATATTATTATGCGTGGCGGGAAAAAACCGAATTACAGTGCCGAAGATATTGCCACCGCCTGCCACAAATTACGTGAATTTAACCTGCCTGAACGTTTGATTGTGGATTGTAGCCACGCTAATTGCCAGAAAATCCATCGTCGTCAACTGGATATCGCAAGAAATATTGGTGAGCAAATTCAATCTGGCTCATCGGCGATTGCGGGTGTCATGGCGGAAAGCTTTTTAGTTGAGGGAACACAAAAAGTGATCAAAGGAGCATCTCTGACATACGGACAATCCATCACCGATCCGTGCCTTAGCTGGCAAGATACGGAAACATTTATCAGTATCCTGAACGAAGCGATGGAAAATCGTTTCTGA
- the ppsA gene encoding phosphoenolpyruvate synthase: protein MSNSGLTSSNVLWYNQLGMNDVNRVGGKNASLGEMITNLAELGVSVPNGFATTAQAFNDFLEQSGVNQRIYQLLDETNVDDVNQLAKAGAQIRQWVIDTPFTAQLEKDIRDAYLQLSEGEPDASFAVRSSATAEDMPDASFAGQQETFLNVQGINAVMIAIKHVFASLFNDRAISYRVHQGYDHRGVALSAGVQRMVRSDLASSGVMFTIDTESGFDQVVFITSAYGLGEMVVQGAVNPDEFYVHKPTLKNNRPAIVRRNLGSKKIRMVYADSKEHGKQVRTEDVPDELCHRFSLTDNEVEELARQALLIEKHYGRPMDIEWAKDGHNGQLYIVQARPETVRSNQQVMERYQLNEQGHVLVEGRAIGHRIGVGAVKVIHNLSEMDRIQAGDVLVTDMTDPDWEPIMKKASAIVTNRGGRTCHAAIIARELGIPAVVGCGDATERLQESQQVTVSCSEGDTGYVYQNKLDFSVQSSQIDQLPELDVKIMMNVGNPDRAFDFACLPNEGVGLARLEFIINRMIGVHPRALLDFSEQSPELQEQINSLMIGYDDPVEFYVGKLTEGIATLAAAFWPKRVIVRLSDFKSNEYANLVGGEKYEPHEENPMLGFRGAGRYVSDSFRQCFALECEAVKRVRNVMGLTNVEIMIPFVRTVAQAEAVVSELASQGLKRGENNLKIIMMCEIPSNALLADQFLEYFDGFSIGSNDMTQLALGLDRDSGVVSELFDERNDAVKQLLSMAIQAAKRQGKYVGICGQGPSDHEDFAEWLMKEGIDSLSLNPDTVVKTWISLAEDH, encoded by the coding sequence ATGTCCAATAGCGGCCTCACCTCAAGCAATGTGCTCTGGTATAACCAATTAGGTATGAATGACGTTAATCGGGTCGGGGGGAAAAACGCCTCTCTTGGCGAGATGATTACCAATTTGGCTGAACTTGGTGTATCAGTTCCCAATGGTTTTGCTACCACGGCACAGGCATTTAATGATTTTCTGGAACAAAGTGGTGTAAACCAGCGTATTTATCAATTGCTGGATGAAACCAATGTAGATGATGTTAATCAATTAGCTAAAGCTGGCGCACAGATTCGGCAGTGGGTGATTGATACCCCATTTACCGCCCAACTTGAAAAAGATATTCGTGATGCCTACCTGCAATTGTCTGAAGGTGAGCCGGATGCCTCTTTCGCTGTGCGCTCTTCTGCAACAGCAGAAGATATGCCGGATGCCTCGTTTGCTGGACAGCAAGAAACTTTCTTGAATGTGCAAGGCATTAATGCGGTGATGATCGCTATCAAACATGTCTTTGCATCATTGTTTAATGATCGCGCGATTTCTTATCGTGTTCATCAGGGGTATGACCATCGCGGTGTTGCACTTTCTGCGGGCGTGCAGCGCATGGTGCGTTCTGATTTAGCGTCATCCGGGGTGATGTTCACAATTGACACAGAATCCGGTTTTGATCAGGTTGTATTTATTACATCCGCTTATGGTCTGGGCGAGATGGTCGTACAAGGAGCGGTAAACCCTGATGAATTTTACGTCCATAAACCCACGCTGAAAAATAACCGTCCTGCAATAGTGCGCCGCAACCTTGGCTCTAAAAAAATCCGGATGGTCTATGCAGATAGCAAAGAACATGGCAAGCAAGTCCGTACGGAAGATGTCCCAGATGAGTTATGCCATCGTTTCTCCCTGACCGACAATGAAGTCGAAGAATTAGCCAGACAGGCGCTATTAATCGAAAAACATTATGGCCGTCCGATGGATATCGAGTGGGCGAAAGATGGACACAATGGCCAGTTATATATTGTGCAGGCTCGCCCTGAAACGGTTCGTTCAAATCAGCAGGTCATGGAACGCTACCAACTTAACGAGCAGGGGCACGTTTTGGTGGAAGGTCGGGCGATTGGGCATCGCATTGGAGTTGGCGCCGTCAAGGTTATCCATAATCTCAGTGAAATGGATCGTATTCAAGCGGGTGATGTGTTGGTCACTGACATGACTGATCCCGATTGGGAACCGATCATGAAAAAAGCGTCTGCCATTGTGACAAATCGGGGGGGACGTACCTGTCATGCTGCCATCATCGCTCGTGAATTGGGTATTCCTGCCGTTGTTGGTTGTGGTGATGCGACTGAACGTTTGCAAGAAAGCCAGCAAGTCACCGTGTCTTGTTCGGAAGGTGATACGGGGTATGTTTATCAGAATAAATTGGATTTCAGCGTTCAGAGTTCCCAAATTGATCAATTGCCGGAACTGGATGTGAAGATCATGATGAATGTGGGCAATCCTGATCGCGCATTTGATTTTGCCTGTTTGCCAAATGAGGGCGTTGGCCTGGCTCGACTGGAGTTTATCATTAACCGCATGATTGGTGTGCATCCGCGTGCGCTACTCGACTTCTCTGAGCAATCCCCTGAGTTGCAAGAACAGATTAACTCATTGATGATTGGCTATGATGATCCTGTTGAGTTTTATGTGGGGAAATTAACCGAAGGTATTGCAACGCTGGCAGCCGCCTTCTGGCCTAAGCGTGTGATTGTTCGCTTATCCGATTTTAAATCTAATGAGTATGCGAACCTGGTTGGTGGCGAGAAGTATGAACCTCACGAAGAAAACCCGATGTTGGGTTTCCGTGGTGCTGGGCGTTACGTTTCTGACAGTTTCCGTCAATGTTTTGCGTTGGAATGTGAAGCGGTTAAACGAGTACGTAATGTGATGGGGTTGACTAACGTTGAAATCATGATCCCGTTTGTACGCACCGTTGCTCAGGCTGAAGCGGTTGTCTCAGAGTTGGCTTCTCAAGGCTTGAAACGTGGTGAAAATAACTTAAAAATTATCATGATGTGTGAAATTCCATCGAATGCGTTATTGGCCGATCAATTCCTTGAGTATTTTGACGGTTTTTCCATTGGTTCGAATGATATGACCCAATTGGCTTTGGGATTAGATCGTGATTCTGGTGTGGTATCCGAATTATTCGACGAACGCAATGATGCAGTGAAACAATTGCTTTCTATGGCTATTCAGGCGGCGAAGCGTCAGGGGAAATATGTGGGTATTTGTGGACAAGGTCCTTCTGATCATGAAGATTTTGCGGAATGGTTAATGAAAGAAGGCATTGATAGCCTATCGTTGAACCCTGATACTGTCGTGAAAACGTGGATTTCTTTAGCTGAAGATCACTAA
- the ppsR gene encoding posphoenolpyruvate synthetase regulatory kinase/phosphorylase PpsR: MIDTHPSLVPKDPLFERNVFFISDGTAITAEVLGHAVLSQFPITITSYTLPFVTNQTRAEEIRDQINALYQQTRIRPLVFYSIISEEVRRIITCSEGFCQDIVQTLVAPLQQEIGLEPKPELHRTHGLSKKNLGQYDARIAAIDYALAHDDGISLRNLEHAHVIILGVSRCGKTPTSLYLAMQFGIQAANYPFTSDDMDNLQLPAALKPFQHKLFGLTISPERLAAIREERRENSRYASLHQCRIEIAEVEALFRKNKINYLNTTNYSVEEISTKIIDCMGLKRRMF; this comes from the coding sequence ATGATAGATACACATCCCTCCCTCGTCCCCAAAGACCCTTTATTCGAACGCAACGTCTTTTTTATTTCTGACGGAACAGCAATTACAGCCGAAGTATTAGGTCACGCGGTACTATCCCAATTTCCCATTACCATCACTTCCTATACGCTACCTTTCGTGACAAACCAAACCAGAGCTGAAGAAATCAGGGATCAAATCAACGCGCTATATCAGCAAACCCGAATCAGACCATTAGTTTTTTATTCCATCATTTCAGAGGAGGTCAGACGTATTATTACCTGTAGCGAGGGATTCTGTCAGGATATTGTTCAAACCCTGGTGGCACCATTACAACAAGAAATCGGTTTAGAACCAAAGCCTGAATTACATCGGACTCACGGCTTATCTAAAAAGAACCTGGGGCAATATGATGCACGCATTGCTGCCATTGATTACGCCCTCGCCCATGATGATGGCATCTCATTACGCAACCTGGAACACGCTCACGTTATTATTCTCGGCGTATCCCGTTGTGGAAAAACACCCACCAGCCTCTATCTCGCCATGCAATTTGGTATTCAGGCGGCAAACTATCCTTTCACCTCGGACGATATGGATAATCTGCAATTACCCGCAGCATTAAAACCTTTTCAGCATAAATTATTTGGCCTAACGATCAGCCCTGAAAGGCTGGCAGCGATTCGTGAAGAGCGACGGGAAAATAGCCGTTATGCTTCATTACATCAATGCCGGATTGAAATTGCAGAAGTTGAGGCTTTATTCCGAAAAAATAAGATCAATTACCTGAATACGACCAATTATTCTGTCGAAGAAATTTCGACCAAAATTATTGACTGTATGGGACTGAAACGTCGTATGTTTTGA